A single window of Anopheles moucheti chromosome 2, idAnoMoucSN_F20_07, whole genome shotgun sequence DNA harbors:
- the LOC128298212 gene encoding F-box/LRR-repeat protein 7, with protein sequence MTHQQRRVAPVECPLASLGRNTPSMDTRQYHHPLSSSPLDPQAYQMSRSSPILTLDSDLYPPDSGGLMSTGCKGEQPPDGVVPDGGGGGGGGGVSNGSLLSRSSSSSLDQNGSFLHPALPLPLHPPPTVNGHHGHRRDYRPVRPRTYTPIDALLTNTYQQHHQRLSPVLRGTQGGYHHPDEPPPPGVLGGLSEADRYFLEEKMDALYIQGAIRRNANATPSSLTRNQSSSSNNTERYYLENENIDAIYNFCRRNVNGGAVGSVAAHNAHNSSSQTSSQAQSQVDCLDSSSPHLLRRASSPETSGSDRYLLDRIRGSPAFHSPRGTHLKTVGSGDFIDGRIPLTKSQHYNDGLSRYGRFSPNLDQGYHTLVSPSPSGQQQSSIPASWTTAGNHGSGGGTNSTSSSHGSPAQTNTPVVGGTGSNGISARSDGTTILTSLGNGHGTSLYRSGPLFDRVPDELMVRIFEWLDSSELCNIARVCRRFESVIWNPALWKIIKIKGEENSGDRAIKTILRRLCGQTRNGACPGVERVLLADGCRLTDRGLQLLSRRCPEITHLQIQNSVTITNQALSDLVTKCTNLQHLDITGCAQITCIAINPGLEPPRRLLLQYLDLTDCASICDAGIKVIARNCPLLVYLYLRRCIQVTDAGLKFIPNFCIALRELSVSDCTSVTDFGLYELGKLGATLRYLSVAKCDQVSDAGLKVIARRCYKLRYLNARGCEAVSDDSINVLARSCPRLRALDIGKCDVSDAGLRALAESCPNLKKLSLRNCDMITDRGIQCIAYYCRGLQQLNIQDCQISIEGYRAVKKYCKRCIIEHTNPGFC encoded by the exons ATGACGCACCAACAGCGACGAGTTGCACCGGTCGAATGTCCGTTGGCTTCGCTGGGACGTAACACTCCCTCGATGGACACCCGTCAGTATCATCATCCGCTCAGCTCCAGCCCACTCGATCCACAAGCCTACCAGATGTCTCGAAGCTCGCCCATCCTGACGCTCGATTCCGATCTGTACCCGCCCGATTCCGGTGGCCTAATGTCGACGGGATGCAAGGGCGAACAGCCGCCGGACGGTGTCGTGCcggatggtggcggtggcggtggtggtggtggtgttagTAACGGTTCACTACTTTCCCGCAGTTCGTCCTCCTCGCTCGACCAAAACGGTTCCTTTCTGCATCCAGCGCTACCGCTGCCACTGCATCCACCGCCCACAGTCAATGGGCACCACGGGCACAGACGAGACTATCGGCCAGTGCGGCCACGAACGTACACCCCGATCGATGCACTACTAACCAACACCtaccagcagcaccaccagcgACTCTCACCGGTGTTGCGTGGCACACAGGGCGGCTACCACCATCCGGACGAGCCGCCCCCACCGGGGGTGCTCGGCGGACTGTCCGAAGCGGACCGGTACTTTCTCGAGGAGAAGATGGACGCGCTCTACATTCAAGGTGCCATTCGACGCAATGCCAACGCCACACCGTCCAGCCTGACGCGGAATCagtccagcagcagcaacaacaccgaACGGTACTACCTCGAGAACGAAAACATCGATGCGATCTACAACTTCTGCCGGCGCAATGTGAACGGTGGGGCGGTGGGTTCGGTCGCGGCCCACAACGCGCACAATTCCTCGTCGCAAACCTCGTCCCAGGCACAGTCGCAGGTGGACTGTCTCGATTCTAGTTCGCCCCATCTGCTGCGGCGTGCGTCTAGTCCGGAGACGAGTGGTTCCGATCGCTACCTGCTCGATCGGATACGAGGCTCACCGGCCTTCCACAGCCCGCGGGGGACACACCTAAAGACCGTTGGGTCGGGAGATTTCATCGATGGGAG aattcCACTCACCAAATCGCAACACTACAACGATGGGCTTTCGCGATACGGACGATTCTCGCCAAATCTCGACCAAGGCTACCACACGCTCGTCTCACCCTCGCCCTCGGGACAACAGCAGTCATCGATACCGGCCTCTTGGACAACGGCCGGTAACCATGGTTCTGGCGGTGGCACCAACTCAACCTCCTCCAGCCACGGAAGTCCGGCACAAACTAACACGCCCGTAGTTGGTGGAACCGGCAGCAACGGTATCAGTGCCCGATCCGACGGTACAACCATTCTGACCAGCCTGGGTAATGGACACGGCACCAGCCTATATCGGTCCGGTCCCCTGTTCGATCGTGTGCCGGACGAACTGATGGTGCGCATTTTCGAATGGCTCGACAGTAGCGAACTGTGCAATATTGCTCGGGTTTGCCGACGGTTTGAATCGGTCATCTGGAATCCGGCACTGTGGAAGATCATCAAGATTAAAG GCGAGGAAAACAGTGGCGATCGTGCCATCAAAACCATCCTTCGAAGGCTTTGTGGTCAGACGCGAAACGGTGCCTGTCCCGGTGTGGAACGGGTGCTGCTGGCCGACGGTTGCCGGCTGACGGACCGTGGGTTGCAATTGCTGTCCCGACGCTGCCCGGAGATCACGCACCTGCAGATCCAGAACAGCGTTACCATCACGAACCAGGCGCTATCGGATCTGGTAACCAAGTGTACAAACCTGCAGCATCTAGACATAACGG GTTGTGCGCAAATTACGTGTATTGCCATCAATCCTGGGCTGGAACCACCGCGACGCCTGTTGCTCCAATATCTGGACCTAACCGACTGTGCGTCGATCTGTGACGCTGGTATCAAAGTCATCGCCCGTAACTGTCCCTTGTTGGTGTACCTATACCTTCGACGGTGTATACAAGTAACAG ATGCCGGGCTTAAGTTTATTCCGAACTTCTGTATCGCGCTGCGCGAACTCAGCGTCTCGGACTGCACCAGCGTGACGGACTTTGGGCTGTACGAGCTGGGGAAACTCGGTGCTACCCTGCGCTACCTTTCCGTTGCCAAATGCGATCAGGTGTCGGACGCAGGGTTGAAGGTGATCGCCCGAAGGTGCTACAAGCTGCGCTATCTGAATGCACGCGGTTGCGAAGCAGTCAGCGACGACTCGATCAATGTGCTCGCGCGCTCCTGCCCACGGTTACGTGCGCTCGATATTGGGAAGTGTGATGTGAGTGATGCTGGGCTGCGGGCTCTCGCCGAAAGCTGCCCAAACCTGAAGAAGCTAAGCCTGCGCAACTGCGATATGATCACGGATCGGGGGATACAGTGCATCGCGTACTACTGCCGGGGGTTGCAGCAGCTCAACATACAGGATTGTCAAATCTCGATCGAAGGGTACCGGGCGGTAAAGAAGTACTGCAAACGGTGCATTATCGAGCATACCAATCCTGGGTTTTGCTAG
- the LOC128304352 gene encoding mucin-5AC, translated as MQSIRIAAFVPLLLVLLLAVLVDGWPYPRPLPQNLRRLPRRNDFVAYNLHRIIRPRDVNDLDVDQARKAMHDVHETIAEVQRLLALDPSLPRLTRGEIEELFENVTREEFAKSLRAGDHHRAQHMRALMLVLPYHANNMSPENMQKIYTRPPVTRIVGAGTNTKPIIAETLPITPARFIASTTTATTTTTSTAAATTSGPRTTTAAIPVTTIRYTTPRPTTFHPTLPERMRDPTQRKENLNDLLASIGLSQSSEELSTPPTFRPLPAAMTTIASSTSSSSAPEDPVNNAINVDDPKVAQELKDLLRSFGLLKDGDSAVSANSPLPHAERLVDIQPAALVLHEPLKVEESTPTIEEPKKLTVENTGGLTQANVKPDDYVAFKPLPIGASSDDEDAKPIDEELDALLKSFGLRGPGPRNKKSMHPEVTQKPPMVMKSVPSIDADLVAPQLMSVLGTLGIQMKPGQQQASLSTGATPLVRRREKTPRKLEPPVDQTPSAAHLRVSNEDYRKLEQLWQTVKQLEKLNTSLTDDSLDVLNPKHYNLSPSLLAQGPDPLLDGIGDRERLNEIKKRQEPATSTTTTTSSDLTDDGVATESDSPFRFSLQLNTSGSGTTSDDTEQDDSTAKTTTSDITPDTTTNSPSTTASPTTTTTESARNAALEDSFPSSDLAGDPVNEEPLPPPRRNGFYFLYDWNSFLEVGEEPNKVIIRYNPQAGDPSRFLPVTVP; from the exons ATGCAGTCCATTAGGATTGCAGCGTTTGTGCCCCTTTTGCTGGTTCTGCTGCTGGCAGTACTGGTCGACGGATGGCCATATCCACGGCCATTACCGCAAAACTTAAGACGACTGCCGAGGCGGAACGATTTTGTTGCTTACAATTTGCACCGCATCATACGACCGCGCGATGTTAACGATCTGGATGTTGATCAGGCGCGAAAGGCCATGCACGATGTGCACGAAACGATCGCTGAAGTACAACGGCTGCTGGCTCTCGATCCTTCGCTTCCTAGACTGACCAG gGGAGAAATCGAGGAATTGTTCGAAAATGTAACGCGGGAAGAGTTTGCCAAATCGCTACGTGCTGGAGATCACCATCGGGCGCAGCATATGCGTGCGCTCATGCTCGTTCTGCCATACCATGCGAACAACATGTCGCCGGAAAATATGCAAAAGATATACACCCGTCCACCAGTGACTCGAATTGTTGGGGCCGGTACCAACACGAAACCGATCATTGCCGAAACGCTACCAATAACGCCGGCACGGTTTATCGCGAgcactactactgctactactacaacCACCTCGACTGCTGCAGCGACAACATCTGGCCCGCGCACAACGACTGCTGCCATCCCGGTAACAACAATCCGTTATACAACGCCGCGTCCAACTACTTTCCATCCAACGCTACCAGAACGGATGCGCGATCCTACTcaacgaaaggaaaatttaaaCGACCTTCTTGCCTCGATCGGATTGTCGCAAAGCTCAGAGGAACTTTCCACCCCTCCGACGTTCCGCCCATTACCAGCCGCTATGACGACCATAGCATCATCCACTTCGTCTTCGTCAGCACCGGAAGACCCCGTTAACAATGCGATCAATGTGGATGATCCGAAAGTGGCGCAAGAGCTAAAAGATCTGTTGCGATCGTTCGGTTTGCTGAAGGATGGGGACAGTGCTGTCAGTGCGAATAGTCCACTACCACACGCAGAACGACTGGTCGACATACAACCGGCAGCACTGGTACTGCACGAACCGCTTAAGGTGGAAGAATCGACACCAACGATTGAGGAACCGAAAAAGCTAACGGTCGAAAATACTGGAGGGCTCACGCAAGCTAACGTTAAACCGGATGATTATGTTGCCTTTAAACCTCTACCGATCGGCGCATCTTCGGATGATGAGGATGCAAAACCGATAGACGAAGAGCTGGATGCTTTACTAAAGTCCTTCGGTTTGCGTGGTCCTGGGCCACGCAACAAGAAATCGATGCATCCGGAAGTgactcaaaaaccaccgatgGTGATGAAATCAGTTCCGTCTATCGATGCAGATCTAGTAGCACCACAGCTAATGTCCGTGCTGGGGACGCTAGGCATACAAATGAAACCTGGCCAACAGCAAGCTTCACTATCCACGGGAGCGACTCCGTTAGTTCGGAGAAGGGAGAAAACACCGCGTAAACTAGAACCACCGGTGGATCAAACTCCATCCGCAGCACATTTACGCGTCAGTAATGAGGATTACCGGAAGTTAGAACAGCTATGGCAAACGGTTAAACAACTCGAGAAACTGAACACATCCCTTACGGACGATTCCCTTGATGTACTCAATCCGAAACATTACAATTTAAGTCCATCGCTACTGGCACAGGGGCCCGATCCGCTACTCGATGGCATTGGTGATCGTGAAAGACTGAACGAGATCAAGAAGCGTCAGGAGCCGGCCACATCTACTACTACGACTACTTCGTCGGATCTGACTGATGATGGTGTGGCAACGGAGAGTGACAGTCCCTTCCGTTTCAGTTTACAGCTTAACACTAGCGGAAGTGGTACAACGAGTGATGATACCGAACAGGATGATTCAACAGCTAAGACAACGACCAGTGACATCACACCTGACACGACGACGAACTCCCCCAGTACCACTGCCTCTCCAACTACCACAACGACGGAGAGTGCCCGCAATGCTGCATTGGAAGACTCATTTCCCTCATCCGATCTAGCCGGAGATCCTGTAAATGAGGAACcgctaccaccaccacgtCGAAACGGATTTTACTTTTTGTACGACTGGAACTCATTCTTGGAGGTGGGCGAGGAACCGAACAAGGTCATTATCCGTTACAACCCACAGGCAGGCGATCCGAGCCGCTTCCTACCGGTCACTGTACCGTAG